The Apium graveolens cultivar Ventura chromosome 11, ASM990537v1, whole genome shotgun sequence genome has a window encoding:
- the LOC141698469 gene encoding pentatricopeptide repeat-containing protein At3g23020, with the protein MFVKLQNIDTSSFHKLCPIQTPIPSVPISVSPQINISEHQPIKKHLIFENSDGVAKTSSRTNGNFIQSDFASNARHVLVKKSDRNKEGNGGMFNIKEYSGEFRDRERVPSKWARYGGCIAAMLGALERIEDVHEALRPWRETLSKKERTIILKEQTYWKRSLEIFEWFKMRGCYEVNVIHYNIMLRSLGKAGIWNEVERLWDEMGRRGITPINSTYGTLIDVYSKGGHREKALNWFVLMQKQGMEPDEVTMGVVVQMYKKAGEFRKAEHFFKKWSADKYCEESRGTSVATNGAVDGESQVHICLSSYTYNTLIDTYGKSGQLKEASETFAWMLREGIAPTTVTFNTMIHIFGNHGKLGEVTSLMQTMDQLGCLPDTRTYNILISLHTRHDNIELAADYFRKMKEASLEPDLVSYRTLLYAFSIRHMVGEAEELVSEMDNKGFEIDEFTQSALTRMYIEANMLDKSWVWFSRFHVEGNMTSECYSANIDAFGERGHILEAEKVFRCCQEKNNPTVLEFNVMIKAYGLNKRYTQACQLIDNIEGQHGIAPDKISYNSLIQMLANAELPHIARSYLRKMQEAIVVNDCIPYCAVISSYIRLNQLEEAVGVFREMIDSNVHPDVIVYGVLINAFADVGNVKEALGFVEAMREMGLPMNGVIYNSLIKLYTKVGCLKEAEEAYHMLLSSEMGADVYSSNCMIDLYSERNMVVQAEEIFENLRVKGKANEFSYAMMLCMYKKLERIEDAIQVAEKMKELGLLTDLLSYNHVLGLYASDGRFKEAIKTFREMLKSGVQPDDSTLRSIGVVLVKRGVPKQTINNLEVMWKKDHQNGLKQWTVTLYSMDVKADNDDEIIIADDV; encoded by the coding sequence ATGTTTGTGAAGCTTCAGAACATAGATACAAGTTCTTTCCACAAACTGTGTCCCATACAAACTCCAATTCCCAGTGTTCCCATTTCTGTTTCTCCCCAAATTAACATATCTGAGCACCAACCCATCAAGAAACACCTGATTTTTGAAAATTCAGATGGGGTTGCTAAAACAAGTAGCAGAACCAATGGAAACTTCATCCAAAGTGATTTTGCAAGCAATGCCCGCCATGTGCTTGTGAAAAAGTCTGACAGAAATAAAGAAGGCAATGGCGGAATGTTTAATATAAAGGAGTATAGTGGTGAATTTAGGGACAGGGAGAGAGTGCCCTCCAAATGGGCACGGTATGGAGGTTGCATTGCTGCTATGTTGGGGGCTTTGGAAAGAATAGAGGACGTGCATGAGGCGTTGAGGCCGTGGAGAGAGACTTTGAGTAAAAAGGAGAGGACTATAATTTTGAAGGAGCAGACGTATTGGAAACGATCTTTGGAGATTTTCGAGTGGTTTAAGATGAGGGGTTGTTATGAGGTGAATGTAATTCATTATAATATAATGCTCAGGAGTCTTGGGAAAGCAGGGATTTGGAATGAGGTTGAGAGGTTGTGGGATGAGATGGGGAGGAGAGGTATTACACCGATAAATTCTACGTATGGGACCTTGATTGATGTTTATTCTAAAGGTGGACATAGGGAGAAGGCACTAAATTGGTTTGTTTTAATGCAAAAACAAGGAATGGAACCGGATGAGGTGACTATGGGAGTTGTGGTTCAAATGTATAAGAAGGCCGGGGAGTTTAGAAAAGCTGAACATTTCTTCAAGAAATGGTCGGCAGATAAATATTGTGAAGAGAGCAGAGGAACTAGTGTGGCAACAAATGGTGCTGTTGATGGTGAATCTCAAGTTCATATTTGTCTAAGCTCTTATACGTATAACACACTAATAGATACCTATGGGAAGTCTGGCCAACTTAAAGAAGCATCCGAGACTTTTGCATGGATGCTTCGAGAAGGTATTGCCCCAACCACAGTAACTTTCAATACAATGATTCACATTTTTGGCAACCATGGCAAATTAGGCGAAGTGACTTCTTTAATGCAGACAATGGATCAGCTTGGGTGCTTACCTGATACCAGAACTTATAATATTCTTATATCACTCCATACCAGGCATGATAATATTGAATTAGCAGCCGACTACTTCAGAAAAATGAAGGAGGCTTCCCTAGAGCCAGACCTTGTAAGTTACCGCACTCTCTTGTATGCATTCTCGATAAGGCATATGGTTGGTGAAGCAGAAGAACTAGTGTCCGAGATGGACAACAAGGGTTTCGAAATTGATGAGTTTACCCAGTCTGCACTAACCAGAATGTACATAGAAGCTAATATGCTTGACAAGTCATGGGTTTGGTTCAGCAGGTTTCATGTGGAGGGGAATATGACATCTGAGTGCTACTCGGCGAATATTGATGCTTTTGGGGAGCGGGGTCATATTCTGGAAGCTGAGAAAGTTTTCAGGTGTTGTCAAGAGAAGAATAATCCTACAGTACTCGAGTTCAACGTGATGATCAAGGCATATGGTCTCAACAAGAGATATACTCAAGCATGCCAGTTAATTGATAATATTGAGGGACAACATGGTATAGCTCCAGATAAGATTAGCTATAATTCACTCATTCAGATGTTAGCTAATGCAGAACTACCACACATAGCAAGATCCTATTTGCGAAAGATGCAGGAGGCTATAGTGGTCAATGATTGCATCCCTTATTGTGCAGTTATTTCGAGCTATATCAGATTAAATCAACTTGAAGAGGCCGTGGGTGTATTCAGAGAGATGATTGATTCGAACGTCCATCCTGATGTTATTGTTTATGGTGTATTGATAAATGCTTTTGCTGATGTTGGAAATGTCAAAGAAGCTTTAGGTTTTGTAGAAGCAATGAGAGAAATGGGCTTGCCCATGAATGGTGTTATCTATaattccctaataaaactttataCAAAAGTTGGCTGCCTTAAAGAGGCAGAAGAAGCATACCATATGCTTCTGTCATCAGAAATGGGTGCTGATGTTTATTCGTCAAACTGTATGATCGATCTATACAGCGAACGAAATATGGTTGTACAAGCAGAAGAAATTTTTGAAAACCTACGGGTGAAGGGGAAAGCAAATGAGTTTTCATATGCTATGATGTTGTGTATGTACAAAAAACTAGAAAGGATTGAGGATGCTATTCAGGTAGCAGAGAAGATGAAAGAATTAGGGCTTTTGACTGATTTGTTGAGTTATAATCACGTTCTTGGGTTGTATGCATCAGATGGGAGATTCAAGGAAGCAATAAAAACTTTTAGGGAAATGTTGAAATCTGGTGTTCAACCTGATGATTCTACATTAAGATCAATTGGAGTTGTTCTTGTGAAACGCGGAGTTCCCAAGCAAACTATTAACAATCTAGAAGTGATGTGGAAAAAGGATCATCAGAATGGTTTGAAGCAATGGACGGTTACACTGTATTCAATGGATGTAAAAGCTGATAATGACGATGAAATAATAATTGCTGATGATGTATAA